One part of the Chryseobacterium sp. 7 genome encodes these proteins:
- a CDS encoding reprolysin-like metallopeptidase: MKRVFTALVCTLIGGTVFGQWTPTSFNKVDTKKRGAFTVEKSNVRENGYYKLDLASLRSQLKNAQEMGPNAAPVIISLPTVDGRIERFKVFSFPVLAKEIADKYELGSYVGTSVEDPSKYLRFSVSPNELQSMIIDGDKYEFIEPLATDKSVYAVHPKTMKNPNGFICSTEESPTSKKQIDALLKKGKSIANQPTSFAKNSDKKYRTMRLAMSVTGEYTQFFGGVAGAWAQVNNTMSRVNGVFEKDFALHLNVLNYPALIFDNPATDPYATVTSATAPPGTWNTELQNQLTTVVGETNYDIGHLFGASGGGGNAGCIGCVCISPTTDEPEGKGSGITSPATGSVNPSATYPPSGDNFDIDYVAHEMGHQLGANHTFSHSLEGSGVNMEPGSGSTIMGYAGITGANYDVQPHSDPYFHIASIDQVQDNLIEKTCDIETPIANNPPVITALPTYNIPKGTAFVLTASATDAENDPLTYVWEEIDNASVVINKNNIGNTTTGATFRSKSTGTSPTRYFPSFTSVMNGVLNNASNTWESVSAFARTTNFAVTVRDNNPNVAQQQTNFATQTIVVGDTGPFKLANQYADVNTPTPIQWLVAGTNAAPYNVTNVKIDYTTDNGTTWTVLAASTPNDGTENFTFPSSLNGQMIKVRVSAIGNVFYAVGPVTIGPLSACSSAAPTNVVVSNIGNTSANVSWMAYTGATYKVRYRKVGTTTWSEVDSAVPSVNLTGLAEGTNFEVQVALVCGTTVGTYSASVNFTTLAITYCAASTLLTTEEYISNVTLNNINNTSAASTYTNYTTNSALQVNLVKGSTYPISVTVGKPDAYDVAAVYIDFNKNGVFESSEVVLNVPTTSVSTAVHNGSFTVPTSAVENQPLRMRVLVFYAGEDNEGFPIPASFACGTNFYYGEVEDYNVVITSNLATSETSVKNDGIQIYPNPATEVLNITKVSNKATYKIYSAAGQLVDRGNINDGKINVSSLVKGAYVITIDDKGIEQFKSKFIKK; the protein is encoded by the coding sequence ATGAAAAGAGTATTTACTGCCTTGGTATGTACTTTAATAGGTGGAACGGTGTTCGGACAATGGACTCCCACTTCATTTAATAAAGTAGACACCAAAAAAAGAGGAGCTTTTACAGTAGAGAAATCTAACGTAAGAGAGAATGGGTATTATAAATTAGACTTGGCTTCGCTGAGATCTCAATTGAAGAATGCTCAGGAGATGGGGCCAAACGCAGCTCCGGTTATTATTTCTCTTCCCACTGTAGATGGGAGGATAGAAAGATTCAAAGTATTTAGCTTTCCTGTTCTGGCAAAAGAAATTGCTGATAAGTATGAGCTAGGTTCTTATGTGGGGACAAGTGTTGAAGACCCAAGTAAATATTTAAGATTCAGTGTTTCTCCAAACGAACTTCAGTCTATGATTATAGATGGAGACAAATATGAGTTCATTGAACCTTTAGCTACAGATAAGAGCGTATATGCGGTACATCCTAAAACGATGAAAAATCCAAACGGATTTATATGCTCTACTGAAGAAAGCCCAACTTCAAAAAAACAAATAGATGCTTTATTAAAAAAAGGAAAATCTATTGCTAACCAACCAACAAGCTTTGCTAAGAATTCTGATAAGAAATACAGAACAATGAGATTGGCAATGTCTGTTACAGGTGAATATACTCAGTTTTTTGGAGGTGTTGCTGGTGCATGGGCACAGGTAAACAACACCATGTCAAGAGTAAACGGAGTATTTGAAAAAGATTTTGCATTACACTTAAATGTACTAAATTATCCAGCTCTTATCTTTGATAATCCTGCTACAGACCCATATGCTACTGTTACCAGCGCAACAGCGCCTCCAGGTACATGGAATACTGAATTACAAAACCAATTGACAACAGTTGTTGGTGAGACAAATTATGATATTGGTCACTTATTTGGTGCTTCAGGTGGTGGTGGAAATGCAGGTTGTATTGGTTGCGTTTGTATAAGCCCTACTACTGATGAGCCAGAAGGAAAAGGATCGGGAATTACCTCTCCTGCTACAGGAAGTGTGAATCCATCTGCAACATATCCACCATCCGGAGATAATTTTGATATCGACTATGTGGCTCATGAAATGGGACACCAGCTGGGAGCAAACCATACATTCTCTCATAGCCTTGAAGGATCCGGAGTAAACATGGAACCGGGTTCAGGATCTACAATTATGGGATATGCTGGTATTACAGGAGCTAATTATGATGTACAGCCGCATTCAGATCCTTACTTCCATATTGCAAGTATTGATCAGGTTCAGGATAACCTGATTGAGAAAACTTGTGATATCGAAACTCCGATTGCTAATAACCCACCAGTTATTACAGCGTTACCAACATATAATATTCCTAAAGGTACAGCCTTTGTACTTACAGCTTCTGCTACAGATGCGGAAAATGATCCGCTTACTTATGTATGGGAAGAAATTGATAATGCTTCTGTTGTTATTAATAAGAATAATATAGGTAATACAACTACTGGTGCAACATTCAGATCGAAGTCTACAGGAACAAGCCCAACAAGATATTTCCCAAGCTTTACATCTGTAATGAATGGTGTATTAAATAATGCAAGTAATACCTGGGAATCAGTTTCTGCATTCGCAAGAACTACAAATTTTGCAGTTACCGTAAGAGATAACAACCCAAACGTTGCACAGCAGCAGACTAATTTTGCAACTCAAACAATTGTAGTAGGAGATACAGGGCCATTCAAATTAGCAAACCAATATGCTGATGTGAATACGCCTACACCTATTCAATGGCTTGTTGCTGGTACAAATGCTGCTCCATATAATGTAACAAACGTTAAGATTGATTATACTACAGATAATGGAACAACTTGGACTGTATTGGCAGCTTCAACTCCAAATGATGGAACTGAAAACTTTACATTCCCTTCTTCTTTAAACGGACAGATGATTAAAGTAAGAGTCTCTGCAATAGGAAACGTTTTCTATGCAGTAGGACCTGTTACAATAGGACCACTTTCTGCTTGTAGCTCTGCTGCACCTACCAATGTGGTAGTAAGCAATATCGGTAATACTTCGGCTAACGTTTCATGGATGGCTTATACAGGAGCAACATATAAAGTACGTTACAGAAAAGTAGGTACAACTACATGGAGTGAAGTTGATTCTGCAGTTCCTTCTGTTAATTTAACTGGTTTAGCTGAAGGTACAAACTTCGAAGTACAGGTTGCTTTGGTGTGTGGTACAACAGTAGGTACTTATTCTGCATCTGTTAACTTTACTACGCTTGCTATTACTTATTGTGCAGCATCAACATTGTTGACGACTGAAGAGTATATCTCAAATGTTACTCTTAATAATATTAACAACACTTCTGCAGCATCAACGTATACAAACTATACTACAAACTCAGCTCTTCAGGTTAACCTTGTTAAAGGTTCTACATACCCTATATCTGTTACAGTAGGAAAACCAGATGCTTATGATGTAGCTGCTGTATATATCGACTTTAACAAAAATGGAGTTTTTGAAAGCAGTGAAGTGGTATTGAATGTTCCAACTACATCTGTATCAACAGCTGTTCATAATGGATCATTTACAGTTCCTACAAGTGCAGTAGAAAATCAGCCATTAAGAATGAGAGTTCTTGTATTCTATGCAGGAGAAGACAATGAAGGATTCCCGATCCCGGCTTCATTTGCTTGTGGAACCAATTTCTACTATGGAGAGGTTGAAGATTATAACGTAGTTATTACAAGTAACCTTGCTACTTCTGAAACTTCTGTTAAAAATGACGGAATTCAGATTTACCCAAATCCTGCAACTGAAGTTCTGAATATTACTAAAGTTTCAAATAAAGCAACTTATAAAATCTATAGTGCTGCTGGACAATTAGTAGATAGAGGAAATATTAATGATGGAAAAATAAATGTTTCATCATTAGTTAAAGGAGCTTATGTTATTACAATAGATGATAAAGGAATTGAGCAATTCAAATCTAAATTCATCAAGAAATAA
- a CDS encoding DUF6048 family protein produces the protein MKTRLIFTFLFSLFGVISWAQDKKKEAEKKVHEKYVSNFMVGLDVLNTGAGFFSDRKLYQGFISSKLRGNVHAIAEAGFEKNVYQKNGYDAKASGPFVKLGAFYMLAKDSENEFNGFYAGGKVAGSFYNQEYMAVPVRGFGGSNSSEAFPSSSQSSFWLEGTIGGRVQLFSSNFYIDVNLQPRYMVYTSKQDDISPMIVPGFGRSSSKFNMGFAWNIAYKF, from the coding sequence ACCTTTCTTTTTAGTTTATTCGGAGTAATAAGCTGGGCACAGGACAAGAAAAAGGAAGCAGAAAAGAAGGTTCATGAAAAATATGTATCCAATTTTATGGTTGGCCTTGATGTATTGAATACCGGAGCAGGTTTCTTTTCAGACAGAAAACTCTATCAGGGATTTATTTCTTCTAAGCTAAGAGGAAACGTTCATGCTATTGCGGAAGCCGGTTTTGAGAAGAACGTATATCAGAAAAATGGTTATGATGCCAAGGCAAGTGGTCCTTTCGTTAAGTTAGGAGCATTCTATATGCTGGCAAAGGATTCCGAAAATGAATTTAACGGATTTTATGCCGGAGGAAAAGTTGCCGGATCATTCTATAACCAGGAGTATATGGCTGTCCCGGTACGTGGATTTGGTGGGAGTAACTCTTCTGAGGCTTTTCCTTCATCCTCACAGTCTTCTTTTTGGCTGGAAGGAACCATTGGTGGCAGAGTACAGTTATTCAGCTCCAACTTTTATATTGATGTGAATCTTCAGCCAAGATATATGGTATACACTTCTAAACAGGATGATATCTCTCCAATGATCGTTCCTGGATTTGGAAGAAGTTCTTCAAAATTCAATATGGGATTTGCATGGAATATTGCCTATAAGTTTTAG